One Thalassotalea sediminis DNA segment encodes these proteins:
- a CDS encoding glutathione S-transferase family protein, translating to MSTITIIGPQFSTFVRTIELICRFKNIPYQVSMEHEGKVIEFRDTLHQQLHPFTKVPVLIDGDLILPESYAIAAYLNDISGPDIFSASVKDKAIVNAWAHIIAEYVYQDLIRHYLLEIHMPKGENGNIRIDVVNEHKPIAQKTLQKLEAQIGDQGFFIGDTFTLCDALLLPILAYVFVIPEPFSIHQNTPKLARYFDKLSAYDFVSGVLTLPQE from the coding sequence ATGTCAACGATAACCATTATAGGTCCGCAATTTTCAACCTTTGTACGAACAATAGAATTAATTTGCCGTTTTAAAAACATTCCCTATCAAGTATCAATGGAGCATGAAGGCAAAGTTATCGAGTTTCGAGACACACTGCATCAACAATTACATCCTTTTACTAAGGTACCTGTGTTAATTGATGGTGATTTAATCTTACCGGAATCATATGCGATTGCGGCTTATTTAAACGATATAAGCGGGCCAGATATTTTTTCAGCGTCCGTAAAAGACAAAGCAATCGTAAATGCATGGGCGCACATAATTGCCGAGTATGTCTATCAAGACTTAATTCGTCACTATCTTCTAGAAATACATATGCCAAAAGGAGAAAATGGCAATATCCGCATCGATGTAGTTAATGAACATAAACCTATTGCGCAAAAAACCTTGCAAAAGCTCGAAGCACAAATCGGTGATCAAGGTTTCTTTATCGGCGATACCTTTACCCTTTGTGACGCCTTATTGTTACCCATCCTTGCCTACGTGTTTGTTATACCTGAACCATTTTCTATCCACCAAAACACGCCTAAGCTGGCCAGATACTTTGATAAGCTAAGCGCATATGATTTTGTCAGCGGCGTATTAACTTTGCCTCAAGAATAA
- a CDS encoding N-acetylmuramoyl-L-alanine amidase, whose product MLLSVRNICTTLSLLWLMACSSSVEQQAAKKNESAALEVVQWPIIYNDKREQLSLEYLDKRYGIKAEKAHITPKMVVVHWTAIPTLKASFNAFNSPMLPSARSKISSASQLNVSAHYLIDRDGTIYQLLPNTTFARHVIGLNHSAIGIENVGNGSTLPLTSEQLKANIALIKQLSEEFPIDYVIGHYEYKNFANHPLWKEVNPNYLTTKTDPGETFINQIRASLTNLNLKKVPDLPQ is encoded by the coding sequence ATGTTGTTATCTGTTAGAAATATTTGTACGACCTTGTCGTTACTGTGGTTGATGGCATGTTCTTCTAGTGTCGAACAGCAAGCTGCTAAAAAGAATGAAAGTGCAGCGTTGGAGGTTGTTCAATGGCCTATCATCTACAATGATAAACGAGAGCAATTATCACTCGAATACTTGGATAAACGCTATGGTATCAAAGCTGAAAAAGCACATATAACGCCAAAAATGGTGGTAGTGCATTGGACGGCTATACCAACGTTGAAGGCTTCTTTTAACGCCTTTAATTCTCCTATGTTGCCTAGTGCTAGAAGTAAAATAAGTAGCGCGAGCCAATTAAATGTTTCAGCACATTATTTGATTGACCGTGATGGGACTATCTATCAACTACTGCCGAATACTACATTTGCGCGTCATGTTATTGGCTTAAATCATAGTGCTATAGGTATTGAGAATGTAGGTAACGGCAGCACGTTACCGTTAACGAGTGAACAGTTAAAGGCTAATATCGCGCTGATTAAGCAACTCAGTGAAGAATTTCCGATTGATTACGTGATTGGGCATTATGAATATAAAAATTTTGCTAATCATCCGCTTTGGAAAGAAGTTAATCCGAATTATTTAACGACAAAAACCGATCCGGGTGAAACATTTATCAATCAAATACGCGCTTCATTAACCAATTTAAACCTTAAAAAGGTGCCAGACTTGCCTCAATAA